TGGCATTGACCCTGGCGTCGGGGTTCCATTACATCTACCGCGCCACGCGGACCGCCGGGAAGGAGTGAGGGGCTACTTCTCCAGGCTCCCCCCGAGCCGGAAGCGGCGGAGCGGGATCGGCACGGCGGTTTCCCCGCCCTCGCGGACCAGGTAGGCGCCGTCCAGCGCGAGCCCGGAGAGGATTTGCGGCGGGCCGTTCGAGGGCCAGCGGATCTCGACGCGCTCGATCCCCAGGGCGTCGCCCAGGCCGATCTCGAGCCTCAGGGGCGAAGAGCCGAAGCTCCCTCCGCTGCTCATCGTCCTGTGGATGGCGCGCTCTCCGGCGGCTGTCTTGACCACGACCTTGATGCGGGCGCCGATGCCGGGGCGGTTCGAGGCGACCCCTTCCAGCTTGAGCTTCACGACATGATGGCCGTGCCCCGGGTTCTCGAACAGCGCGTTGCGGAAATGGTCGGCCTCGAAGGCGCCGCCGACGCTGTGATAGACGTCCTGGTCGCCATCGTTGTCCAGGTCGGCGAACGAGACGCCGTGCCCCTTCTGCAGATGGCCGAAGCCGCCCGATGTGGTCACGTCCTGGAAGATCCGGCCTTCCGCGTTGCGGAAGACACGGTCGGGGAGCAGGGTGGCCAGGTCGGGATCGCCGGTGCCGAGATAGATGTCCAGCCAGCCGTCGCTGTCGAGATCGCCGTAGTTCGATCCCATCGCCAGGAGCAGCTTG
The DNA window shown above is from Candidatus Polarisedimenticolia bacterium and carries:
- a CDS encoding CRTAC1 family protein, yielding MPTHSFPTWFFDYDNDGWEDLFVTGYLLKDQGDIASDYLGLPHDSELARLYRNRGDGTFEDVTKKAGLSKLLLAMGSNYGDLDSDGWLDIYLGTGDPDLATLLPDRVFRNAEGRIFQDVTTSGGFGHLQKGHGVSFADLDNDGDQDVYHSVGGAFEADHFRNALFENPGHGHHVVKLKLEGVASNRPGIGARIKVVVKTAAGERAIHRTMSSGGSFGSSPLRLEIGLGDALGIERVEIRWPSNGPPQILSGLALDGAYLVREGGETAVPIPLRRFRLGGSLEK